A region from the Benincasa hispida cultivar B227 chromosome 8, ASM972705v1, whole genome shotgun sequence genome encodes:
- the LOC120083676 gene encoding uncharacterized protein LOC120083676 has protein sequence MGEGQESKTKAEDGVEIQERGEIYFFYRPKVEKQEVHSPDEVQRLYIILRPESGEKAVEEKQSTSSSSTGTQRGQGTHTQEVNIEKQPLLRFIIMGRKSLPHPAQRARPYWGFVDMVTTDVQDIKNALQGGEYDTSTRGHRHISAARALGEGIYRILRHNPKNKYHTHLIYKLEFPSEDEKNEPQKWFNIEREGSFVIQIKNPDQGGAGGSHQKRRAQFPAHLQGQFGHKGYHPADPPDYLNFEGCEFLLISASDDIEEELGLELTTEGEECDLVKTFGETVPTEPLFKGTWV, from the exons ATGGGAGAGGGCCAAGAATCGAAGACGAAAGCCGAAGATGGAGTTGAAATTCAG GAGAGAGGAGAAATATACTTCTTCTACAGGCCTAAAGTTGAAAAGCAAGAGGTGCATAGCCCCGATGAGGTGCAACGCTTGTACATTATTCTGCGTCCAGAGTCAGGTGAGAAGGCGGTAGAGGAGAAACAATCTACCTCAAGCTCCTCAACTGGAACCCAACGCGGACAGGGTACCCACACCCAG GAAGTGAATATTGAAAAGCAACCCCTGTTGCGGTTCATCATTATGGGTCGAAAAAGCCTACCACACCCAGCCCAAAGGGCTCGACCATACTGGGGATTTGTAGATATGGTCACAACCGATGTCCAAGATATCAAGAATGCTCTTCAAGGAG GGGAATACGACACGTCAACGAGAGGACATCGCCATATTTCTGCTGCAAGAGCTTTGGGCGAAGGCATTTACCGTATCTTAAGGCACAATCCAAAGAACAAGTACCACACACATTTGATCTACAAGCTAGAGTTTCCATCAGAAGATGAAAAAAACGAGCCTCAGAAGTGGTTTAACATTGAAAGGGAAGGGTCGTTTGTGATACAAATAAAGAACCCAGATCAAGGAGGAGCTGGTGGTTCTCACCAAAAACGCAGGGCGCAATTTCCAGCGCACTTGCAAGGCCAATTTGGGCACAAAGGGTATCACCCAGCAGACCCACCAGACTACTTGAATTTTGAAGGGTGTGAGTTCTTGCTCATATCGGCTTCAGATGATATAGAAGAGGAATTGGGGTTGGAGCTGACCACTGAAGGAGAAGAATGTGATTTGGTTAAGACTTTTGGAGAGACGGTTCCCACGGAGCCTCTTTTCAAAGGCACTTGGGTCTAG